The following proteins come from a genomic window of Macaca thibetana thibetana isolate TM-01 chromosome 15, ASM2454274v1, whole genome shotgun sequence:
- the SSNA1 gene encoding microtubule nucleation factor SSNA1, with protein sequence MTQQGAALQNYNNELVKCIEELCQKREELCRQIQEEEDEKQRLQNEVRQLTEKLARVNENLARKIASRNEFDRTIAETEAAYLKILESSQTLLSVLKREAGNLTKATASDQKSSGGRDS encoded by the exons ATGACCCAGCAGGGCGCGGCGCTGCAGAACTACAACAACGAGCTGGTCAAGT GCATAGAGGAGCTGTGCCAGAAGCGGGAGGAGCTGTGCCGGCagatccaggaggaggaggacgagaaGCAGCGGCTGCAGAATGAGGTGAGGCAGCTGACGGAGAAGCTGGCCCGCGTCAACGAGAACCTGGCACGCAAGATTGCCTCTCGCAACGAGTTCGACCGGACCATCGCGGAGACGGAGGCCGCCTACCTCAAG ATTCTGGAGAGCTCCCAGACTTTGCTCAGCGTCCTCAAGAGGGAAGCTGGGAACCTGACCAAGGCTACAGCCTCAGACCAGAAAAGTAGCGGTGGCAGGGACAGCTGA